One Capricornis sumatraensis isolate serow.1 chromosome 8, serow.2, whole genome shotgun sequence genomic region harbors:
- the MNT gene encoding max-binding protein MNT, translating to MSIETLLEAARFLEWQAQQQQRAREEQERLRLEREREQEQKKANSLARLAHTMPVEEPRTEAPPLPLSPPAPPPAPPPPLATPTPLTVIPIPVVTNSPQPLPPPPPLPPTAQPLPLAPRQPALVSTPGLSIKEPAPLPTRTQVPTPAPLLPDTKATVPPTGSPKPLQPLPTPILTIAPHPGVQSQLAPPQPPPSTLGTLKLAPAEEVKSTEQKKRPGGIGTREVHNKLEKNRRAHLKECFETLKRNIPNVDDKKTSNLSVLRTALRYIQSLKRKEKEYEHEMERLAREKIATQQRLAELKHELSQWMDVLEIDRVLRQTGQPEDDQASTSTASEGEDNIDEDMEEDQAGLGPHKLSHRPHPELPKPPPSTAPAPLPPHPHPHAQPVALSPAHLPGQQPPPQQKTSLPAPPPPPAAAAQTLVPAPAHLVAAAGGGSTVIAHTAATHASVIQTVSHVLQGPGGKHIAHIAPSAPSPAVQLAPATPPISHIAVHPATLNHVAHLGSQLPLYPQPVAVSQPVAVSHIAHTLSHQQVNGTAGLGPPATVMAKPAVGAQVVHHPQLVGQTVLNPVTMVTMPSFPVSTLKLA from the exons ATGAGCATAGAGACGCTACTGGAGGCGGCCCGCTTCCTGGAATGGCAAGCACAGCAACAACAGAGAGCACGTG AGGAACAGGAAAGGCTTCGCCTGGAGCGGGAGCGGGAACAGGAGCAGAAGAAGGCCAACAGCCTGGCCCGGCTGGCCCACACCATGCCGGTGGAGGAGCCCCGCACTGAGGCACCACCCTTGCCTCTGTCACCGCCGGCCCCTCCGCCAGCCCCCCCGCCACCactggccacccccaccccactgacTGTCATTCCTATTCCAGTAGTGACCAACTCCCCTcagcctctgcccccacccccgccactaCCCCCCACGGCCCAGCCTCTGCCCCTGGCACCTCGCCAGCCAGCCCTGGTCAGCACCCCCGGACTCAGCATTAAGGAGCCTGCCCCCCTTCCCACCAGGACACAGGTGCCCACTCCTGCTCCTCTACTGCCAGACACCAAGGCCACCGTTCCGCCCACTGGCAGCCCCAAGCCCTtgcagcccctgcccaccccgATCCTGACTATTGCTCCACACCCCGGAGTCCAGTCCCAGCTGGCTCCCCCACAGCCACCTCCATCCACGCTTGGGACCCTGAAGCTGGCACCCGCTGAAGAAGTCAAATCCACCGAACAGAAAAAGAGGCCTGGGGG AATCGGAACCAGAGAAGTCCACAACAAGCTGGAGAagaacag GAGGGCCCATCTCAAGGAATGCTTTGAGACCCTGAAGCGCAACATCCCCAACGTGGACGACAAGAAGACGTCGAATTTGAGCGTGTTGCGGACGGCGCTGCGGTACATTCAG TCCctgaagaggaaggagaaggaatatGAGCATGAGATGGAGCGGCTGGCGCGGGAGAAGATTGCCACGCAGCAGCGGCTGGCGGAGCTCAAGCACGAGCTGAGCCAGTGGATGGACGTGCTGGAGATCGATCGCGTGCTCCGGCAGACGGGCCAGCCCGAGGACGACCAGGCCTCCACCTCCACCGCTTCTG AGGGTGAGGACAACATAGACGAGGACATGGAGGAGGACCAGGCTGGCCTGGGCCCACATAAGCTGAGCCATCGCCCCCACCCAGAGCTGCCGAAGCCACCGCCCAGCACGGCCCCCGCGCCTCTGCCTCCGCACCCACACCCGCACGCCCAGCCGGTGGCCCTGTCTCCTGCCCACCTCCCTGGGCAGCAGCCCCCGCCACAGCAGAAGACATCTCTGCCGGCCCCTCCGCCCCCACCAGCAGCCGCAGCCCAAACGCTGGTGCCCGCCCCAGCCCATCTTGTGGCCGCGGCCGGGGGCGGCTCCACGGTCATTGCCCACACTGCCGCCACCCACGCCTCAGTCATCCAGACTGTGAGCCACGTTCTCCAGGGGCCGGGGGGCAAGCACATCGCCCACATCGCGCCCTCGGCCCCCAGCCCCGCCGTGCAGCTGGCGCCAGCCACGCCCCCCATCAGCCACATCGCGGTGCACCCTGCCACCCTCAACCATGTGGCTCACCTTGGCTCCCAGCTGCCCCTGTACCCGCAGCCCGTGGCCGTGAGCCAGCCGGTGGCCGTGAGTCACATCGCCCACACCCTCTCACACCAGCAAGTGAATGGCACAGCCGGGCTGGGGCCCCCGGCCACAGTCATGGCAAAGCCAGCCGTGGGGGCTCAGGTGGTGCACCACCCTCAGCTGGTGGGCCAGACAGTGCTTAACCCTGTGACCatggtcaccatgccctccttcccAGTCAGCACGCTCAAGCTGGCTTGA